The proteins below are encoded in one region of Triticum aestivum cultivar Chinese Spring chromosome 1B, IWGSC CS RefSeq v2.1, whole genome shotgun sequence:
- the LOC123119185 gene encoding L-type lectin-domain containing receptor kinase SIT2, producing MLPRKLLLLLLVAVGVEAGVEFAYEGFPAAGLSLDGIASVTPDGLLLLTNDTDLNLAHAFHPAPLRFHRTSSFSTTFVFAIVSELNDLSTSGFAFLVAPTSRDLSSAMAAQYLGLFNASDNGDARNRVFAVELDTVRNPEFADMNDNHVGIDVNSLNSSAAAMAGYYDDATGAFRNLSLASREPMQVWVDYDAAATEITVALAPARSPRPRRPLLTTRIDLSTVVADTAYVGFSSGSSIVMCRHYVLGWSFSLDGAAPALDHAKLPKLPRIGPKPQSKTLAIALPMVTTAAVLAAVGVGLLLLRRRLRYAELREDWEVEFGPHRFAFKDLFDATAGFKDKRLLGTGGFGSVYRGVLPGTRTEVAVKRVSHESRQGMREFIAEVVSIGRLRHRNLVQLLGYCRRKGELLLVYYYMPNSSLDKHLHGHGHALDWAQRLRIIKGVASGLLYMHEDWEQVVIHRDIKASNVLLDGDMNGRLGDFGLARLYDHGADPQTTHVVGTMGYLAPELVRTGKATTLSDVFAFGAFLLEVACGRRPIEEEEEEDVYGDVDRFVLADWVLGHWRNGAIIRAVDAKLGTGYDAAEADTVLRLGLTCLHPSPAARPSMKQVMQYLDGSAPLPELPPTYVTVNMLAAMETHQGVLGTWAVWRSASSVATMSDIGLSGR from the coding sequence ATGCTTCCCAGgaagttgttgttgctgctgcttgtGGCAGTGGGTGTCGAGGCCGGCGTCGAGTTCGCCTACGAGGGCTTCCCCGCCGCTGGGCTGTCGCTCGACGGCATAGCAAGCGTCACGCCGGACGGGCTGCTGCTGCTCACCAACGACACCGACTTGAACCTAGCCCACGCCTTCCACCCGGCCCCGCTCAGGTTCCACCGGACGTCCTCCTTCTCGACCACTTTCGTGTTTGCCATCGTGTCGGAGCTCAACGACCTGAGCACGAGCGGGTTCGCCTTCCTGGTCGCGCCGACCAGCAGGGACCTGTCTTCGGCGATGGCGGCGCAGTACCTCGGACTGTTCAACGCCAGCGACAACGGCGACGCACGGAACCGCGTCTTCGCCGTCGAGCTGGACACCGTGCGCAACCCGGAGTTCGCGGACATGAACGACAACCACGTCGGCATCGACGTCAACAGCCTCAACTCCTCGGCGGCTGCCATGGCAGGCTACTACGACGACGCCACCGGCGCGTTCCGGAACCTGAGCCTGGCAAGCCGGGAGCCCATGCAGGTGTGGGTCGACTACGACGCTGCGGCGACGGAGATCACCGTGGCCTTGGCTCCGGCGCGGTCGCCACGGCCCAGGAGGCCGCTCCTGACCACAAGGATCGACCTCTCGACGGTCGTCGCCGACACGGCGTACGTCGGCTTCTCGTCGGGGTCCAGCATCGTGATGTGCAGGCACTACGTGCTCGGCTGGAGCTTCAGCCTGGACGGCGCCGCTCCAGCGCTCGACCACGCCAAGCTGCCGAAGCTGCCCCGCATTGGCCCCAAGCCCCAGTCGAAGACGCTCGCCATCGCGCTGCCGATGGTCACCACGGCAGCCGTCCTGGCTGCGGTCGGCGTTGGCCTCTTGTTGCTCCGCCGGCGGCTTAGGTACGCGGAGCTGCGGGAAGATTGGGAGGTGGAGTTCGGGCCGCACCGGTTCGCGTTCAAGGACCTGTTCGACGCCACCGCCGGGTTCAAGGACAAGCGGCTGCTGGGCACCGGAGGGTTCGGGAGCGTGTACAGGGGCGTGCTCCCGGGGACCCGGACCGAGGTCGCCGTGAAGAGGGTGTCACACGAGTCGAGGCAGGGGATGAGGGAGTTCATCGCGGAGGTGGTAAGCATCGGCCGGCTCCGGCATCGCAACCTCGTTCAACTGCTCGGCTATTGCCGGCGTAAAGGGGAGCTGTTGCTGGTATACTATTACATGCCAAATAGCAGCCTCGACAAACACCTGCACGGGCACGGCCATGCTCTGGACTGGGCTCAGAGGCTCCGGATCATCAAAGGCGTTGCCTCCGGCCTGCTGTACATGCACGAGGACTGGGAGCAGGTCGTCATCCACCGGGACATCAAGGCGAGCAACGTGCTTCTGGACGGCGACATGAACGGGCGGCTCGGCGACTTCGGCCTCGCGAGACTGTACGACCATGGCGCGGACCCGCAGACCACGCATGTGGTGGGCACCATGGGGTACCTGGCACCGGAGCTGGTGCGCACCGGCAAGGCGACGACCCTCTCCGACGTGTTCGCCTTCGGGGCGTTCCTCCTGGAGGTCGCCTGCGGCCGGAGGCccatcgaggaggaggaggaggaggacgtctACGGCGACGTCGACCGCTTCGTGCTGGCGGACTGGGTGCTGGGGCACTGGCGGAATGGCGCCATTATCCGCGCGGTGGACGCGAAGCTAGGCACAGGGTATGACGCCGCCGAGGCGGATACTGTGCTGCGGCTGGGGCTGACGTGCCTCCACCCGTCGCCCGCGGCGCGCCCGAGCATGAAACAGGTGATGCAGTACCTCGACGGCAGCGCGCCGTTGCCAGAGCTTCCCCCGACGTACGTGACGGTCAACATGCTTGCGGCCATGGAGACACACCAGGGCGTCCTTGGCACGTGGGCGGTCTGGCGGTCGGCGTCGAGCGTCGCCACCATGTCTGACATTGGCCTCTCCGGCCGATGA